One genomic region from Curtobacterium sp. 9128 encodes:
- a CDS encoding glycosyltransferase family 2 protein codes for MTTLVAIVNTVSVMVIALSLVYFLSAMIAGIHELRRVGSALRTQGDAVYRDPFADEPGTFDVYFLIPCLNEEAVIGQTVRALAGGRRSTTIVIDDGSEDGTAAIARREGGPDVMVLERTLPDARKGKGAALNAAFRLVLDHVAERDQDPERVLVCVMDADGRLSDAALSHILPLFEDPSVGGSQLAVRIRNRNENFLTRFQDFQFWSMSAVTQFGRRKTGTVSLGGNGQFTRLTALRELGSEPWSASLTEDLDLAISLIANGWRLETTPDASLDQQGVESLRRLVIQRRRWYQGHMTAGKRIGEVWSNPTISNARALEVSAYLAVPWLFDLPWSILWHWTLASLIMRADAQFAWATSIPSAIVGGLLWYLVTFAPAIFTTVVYHRRDRRVGWPTAVLMGHAFVVMNYLSFVCAWGALFRMARGRTGWDKTTRTADEPRTAPAPA; via the coding sequence ATGACCACCCTCGTCGCGATCGTGAACACCGTGTCCGTCATGGTGATCGCGCTGTCCCTCGTCTACTTCCTCAGCGCGATGATCGCCGGGATCCACGAGCTCCGCCGAGTCGGCTCTGCGCTGAGGACCCAGGGAGACGCCGTGTACCGCGACCCCTTCGCGGATGAGCCCGGCACCTTCGACGTGTACTTCCTCATTCCCTGTCTGAACGAGGAAGCCGTGATCGGACAGACCGTCCGTGCACTGGCCGGAGGACGACGCTCGACCACGATCGTCATCGATGACGGGTCCGAGGACGGTACCGCCGCGATCGCGCGTCGCGAGGGCGGCCCGGACGTCATGGTGCTCGAGCGCACGCTGCCGGACGCACGGAAGGGCAAGGGCGCTGCGCTCAACGCAGCGTTCCGACTCGTCCTCGACCACGTCGCCGAGCGTGACCAGGACCCCGAGCGCGTCCTCGTCTGCGTGATGGACGCCGACGGCCGACTGTCCGATGCCGCGCTGTCGCACATCCTCCCGCTCTTCGAGGACCCGAGCGTGGGCGGGTCCCAGCTCGCGGTCCGGATCCGCAACCGGAACGAGAACTTCCTGACACGCTTCCAGGACTTCCAGTTCTGGTCCATGTCCGCGGTCACGCAGTTCGGACGGCGGAAGACCGGGACGGTCAGCCTCGGTGGCAACGGTCAGTTCACACGGCTCACCGCGTTGCGCGAGCTCGGCTCCGAGCCGTGGTCGGCTTCCCTGACCGAGGACCTCGACCTCGCGATCTCGTTGATCGCCAACGGCTGGCGGCTCGAGACCACCCCAGACGCCTCGCTCGACCAGCAGGGCGTCGAGAGTCTGCGTCGGCTCGTGATCCAGCGTCGTCGCTGGTACCAGGGGCACATGACGGCAGGCAAGCGGATCGGCGAGGTCTGGTCGAACCCGACGATCTCGAACGCCCGCGCGCTCGAGGTCTCCGCCTACCTCGCCGTCCCGTGGCTGTTCGACCTGCCGTGGTCGATCCTCTGGCACTGGACCCTCGCGTCACTGATCATGCGTGCCGATGCGCAGTTCGCGTGGGCGACATCGATCCCCAGTGCGATCGTCGGTGGCCTGCTCTGGTACCTCGTCACCTTCGCGCCCGCGATCTTCACGACCGTCGTCTACCACCGCAGGGACCGCCGGGTCGGATGGCCCACTGCCGTCCTGATGGGTCACGCCTTCGTCGTCATGAACTACCTCTCCTTCGTCTGCGCCTGGGGTGCCCTCTTCCGGATGGCTCGAGGCCGGACCGGATGGGACAAGACCACACGCACAGCCGACGAGCCCCGCACGGCTCCCGCACCAGCCTGA